The window GGCCCACGCTTGTGGACTGTTGAAGCAACAGCACTTGGAGCATTTTGAATCATTGAAGATTCTAAAAACCATTCATCTACCAGCTTAAACCAGTTACCAGAAAGAGCAATACAGCGaatgttttcttcaagctgcaAATTAACTTTTGTTCATCAATAAGGAAAATGAACAATATACTTCAGATTTTTGTAACACACATTCATAGATGGCACATGAATCAACAAGAAGTTCATAAAATTTAAGGCACTCGAAAGAAGTTCGTGGCAGCCAGAGTACTATTCCAGAGAGAGAAATTCTTTCTACAGACCATGACCCTTAACAGTATTAACAAGTATGAATATGGTTCAAAGGATAGTTTCTAGCCTGTCTTTCCCCCAATATGTTTCATGTGCTATTAAAGTGAGGAAGCTATCATTGACTTGCTTCTTGAGTTTGCTGAAAATGTTTGGAACTTCTTTGGTAAGATGTGTGATCAGCACAGATGTCATCCAGatcttttttcttaatgagaAAAGAAGACTTCTATTGATAGAAAAATACAAGAATACAGGAACAGAAAACTCTAGATTCCAATCGCAAGCAATAAGACCACACGAATaattagaaaggaaaaaaacaagaaaCCAAATCCCAGTGGGAAATAGAGAATCTTGACCAAATATCGCTAGAAGAACTCTAGATTTTGTTGTTTCATGCACCCCAAAGCCCCAGAAAATAGCACAGAAACTTGGTACCCACTTGAAGcctgaaagaaagaaagacggAAAGAAAGAGAGGGCAACAAGAGGGGAGGGAGAgaacaaagaaataaaaaaagagaagaggTCAGTGTTGAGACCACCTCAACCCCAACGCAATGTTTTATTCAATCAAAACGTTATCTAGTTTCTTATAACACTTGGTGCACCAACCCTCCGTACTCCCCCTCCAAACAAACAAGCAAGTGACAATAAAATATAAACTGTTCCAAAGAAACACACTAATCTCTGTCTCATGGGCAATCATTCAAACAAACAGAGTAAAAGCTGAAAATAATTAATCTATCGAGTAGAACAGGCTAGGAAACACCATAACTTACTTCAAGCAAGAGAAATTTGATTAAACTGCAACTTGAAGTTGATTCTAATTGATGACGCCACTTTTTTCTGTAGCTTGCATTCAAGAATGGACCTCCAACAAGACCCCTTAAACTCTCCTCCATATACAGAATGTACACTGCTATGCAAGGTAGATTTCCTTCTCCATTCTTCCCAACACGGAGGCCAGAAAGGATTTTCATAGCACTTCTGGTAGCAGTCAATGCGGCATGATTCAACAAACATCCTTTCTTGCTTAAGACAGAGGCTCTACATGAAAGACACCAACCACACCTCTCCCTTGGTACCTCCATGAGCTTCTTGTCAAATGTTGGCCAGAAGAAGCGTGAGGCTGCTTGTGAAAAAGCCTTTGCTTGCAATAAAGCATACGAAGCAGCAGAACTAGTTCTCTTATCAGATGCATTGTTTCCTGTAACCCGAGTTTCTTCTGATGTTAGAACATCTAGTTTATGAGCAGCTGATGCAGCATACTCTCCATGGGCATAGTGATTCACAAATGCCTGAGGCTTATATTGGGAGCCCATGTAAGCACAACTAATAGCGGAATTGATATCACCCTTCACTTTTCCATGACCCAAAAGACCACCGTTTTGGCTTTGACGAGAAAGATTCAATGAAATAGAGGCATTAGCATTCCCAATATGACTAAAGGATTTATTTCCTGAAGAACTTGATAGGTCTGTTGTGCTAGAAATATCAACCATATTTAGGCAAGCCAAGTCAGTTAAATTATTTGACCTGCTGATATTAGAAGTAAGAGAGTCCACCTTAAATCCATTAGATAGCACACTTTTTCCTACACACTCAGGTAGCATTGTTCCACAACCAGTTGGATGAGAAAGTGGATCCTGTGAAGTCTCCACCTGCAAGGTACCCAACTTATTGTTTTCTTCACTCTTGCACTTAACTGGGTCATTTCCATTCTCAATCACATCAAGCTCCTTACGTTCTTCACCAGAAGGATTTGATTGAGCATATAAGTTGGTATCTTCCCTTAAATTGGCAGGAACTACATCCATGCTACTTGCTTCGGGAAGTACTAGGAGATTTTCCGGGATGTCCCAATATTGCATAATGGCCTTACAGATGCCATAATATATAGCAATACATTGAGAAGAAGAACAAAGAAGATGAAGTACTTTTAGAATGTCATTTCGATTATAATATTTGAGACATGGTTCAGCATTTATGGAAGACTTGAGCCTGCAATTATCAATATATAAAGGTCAGGAAAGATccaacaaaagaattaaaaagcatgaaaataaaatcaaaacacaAGTGAAGCAAAGCATGAAATTTCTGAGACAAATTTGAGGGTCAGATGCATAGAGCTTAAAAGAAGCCTAAATAAAAATGTTGTAACATACACCACCAAGTGGTTGCAACTACCCAAGAAAATGTGCTCATATGGATCAATGCCAAAAACTTCTGCTCCTCTAAGTGCTGACCCCTTTGTTATAGTTGGCTCTCTCTTATTTATACTGCATTCAGGACAATACCATGGCCCTTGAGGTATAAGTACCTTCACCATGCCTATACATCTCAAATGGTATGCTGATGGGCACCCATCGCAACAAAGCAAACTCCCATCCATCCCACAGAGTCGACACTCATCGCTGTTTCTGTTCGCATCAACGGCAGTCACATCCAAGTCACCATTACTACCACCTTTTAAACCCGGAAAATTTTGGTCTGTATAAGACTTCGTCCCATTATTCTCTACAATAATCTCCATAGCTTCCGCATCCTTGCAAGCAGAAGTTTTGGGGTATCTGGGATGAACCCTTGTAGGCCCATTTTCAGACAGACATGTAGCTCCAGCATCATAATCCAGTCCAACTTCAGATATCTCACGAGCATCAATTTCTGCTCTAAGCTCTCCAGATTCTAATACTTCATCACAAAGAATTTGTAGAACCATAAGCTTTCGACCAGCAGGAATGGAGTAATACTCATTACCTAGAGCATGCTTGTAAAATCCATTCCATTCTAGACCTTTTGCATGTCCCATAACAGTTAAGTATTGGACCAAATAAACAGGCCAAGTGAGTGAATCTAGCAGGTTCCAATTGAAGTGCCTGTAGAACGTTGTAAAATTGATTATAATATACTCATTAAGATATTATAAATCATTTCCACTTCTTGCAATAAGCTTAAAAGAAATGTCAtacataaaatatattaaaaatagatCTGACACTTCCCAAAACCAACAATTTAAAGGACAAAAGTTGATTTCTACATGAAGTTTTCTGAGTGCACAACGTGTTGCTTTTATACATATACTTAATACATGATAATCTTAGGTATCCTAGGTTAGCCTATATGTATTTCAAATCAGAAAATGGTTTAGACAATATAAATGTTCGAAAACTTGATATTCATATCCTAAATACTTCTGTTGGAAGTTAGGACAATTGCTGGATATATAGCACCAACACCCCAAAAAAAACGCATGGGAAAATTCAGTACATGTGCAAACTTTGTACGTTTTTGTAGCATGAATACACTGATGATATAGCTTCCTTCTTCAAAAGAGAGGGGTTTCAAGTTAGCATTTCCAAAATCAGCAGGTAGAAAGACATTATGATAAACCAAAATGTTCTACATTAATCTCCTTGGGGAAACAAAAACCAAGCCAaccaaaaattagaaaataccTCAAGCATTTTGATGCGATTTCTAAGCCATCTGAAGAAAGAACTTCAAGATGCCGGCGTAAGGCACGCATCAGAGCAACATGAATGGAATCCAACAATGTATTCGCTACACCACAATTAAGCGATCCCACAAAGTCGTCCAAACTGAATGGAAACAGGAATAAGCGGACACTAAATGATCGAAGGAAACCATAGACAGATAAAAGATGTGAAACGTGTTGCTCATGGATCCCAATGGTTCCAGAAGATGGAGGAAACTCTGGTGCAGGGATAAGTAGATTTTCATCTCCAAATTCAGAATCCCGGTCCCTAACAGACTCAAGTGAATCACTAGAAGAATCAACGTCAGCTTCGACTTCTTCAGCATCATTTTGCATTATATGCTCACTGCTTACCTTGCTGGGTACCGATGCAACTGGATCCAATTTGTCAGAGGTGTCCGTGGTGTTCTTCCCCGTCACGTTTGTACACTTCGCCTTAATCCTAACTGCCAAATCATCCAAACGCTTTTTTCTCTTACTCAAACCATCGTCAAGATAAGAATCCCCAATTAACAACCCACGAATTTCTCCACTCTCTAAATCCTCACTATCGCCATCCTCGTAAACTACTCTATACAGTCCTTCCTCGTAATATACTACTTTTCCAAGAAACCTTCCACTCCCATTGAACTCTTTCAGCAGATATCGTCCCAACAAGGCCACAGGGCGCCGCTTACACGATTCAATAGCCGATTTCGCATCATCGTTACCATCTTGAAGCCTCCTTTTCCTCGGTCGACCTCTCGATCTAACAACCGGAGGAGGTTCCATTGAAGTATCAAGCAAAAAATAAAAGCAGAAACCTAAATCCAGACACTGTTCTCAAAGCAAAATCTAGGGTTTCAAACTGACTCTAACTGGAATATAGCATTGGAGAGGCATTCAACCCTACGAATGTAGAAAATCCTGCAAAACATCGAACAAAATCAGATTCAACGAACGAACAACAAGTGGCTTGAGCAGATTCGAGACGTCCGGAGGTTGGATGAATGGAATTCAGATTGTTCAATCGTTACGTTTCTGAATAGAAGAAAATGCGACATTAGACGAAGTGGTTGCTTAAGAGCAAACGATGAAGCAAGAAGAAAAACGTTGCTAGGGTTTCATAACCGCCATTGATAATGGCTCTGGGACCTCTCGAGAGAAGAGAGAGGGGGAGGTAAGGAGACCACCCAAAGGATATAATTTACACATCTAACCAGCTTAACTTTCAACGAGTTCGCTCGTCTCAGCGACTCATGACTCACCATCCCTCACTTTAAATCATGaaattctatttattttttcttatttcttttacaTACATATGAAATTCTAATTTTAATTGAATAGAgaatattcaattttaattttcaactcaatttttatttaatattttttctctttttttattcaacCAAAATTCCACCCTATGATAAAATATGTTCTTACATcctcctatatatatatataacaaatctATATAAATTGTTTCTATTACATATCTATTAATTTGAGCATTTTTATCGTATACAATAGTAATTTCTAACTCAAATTTAGTAAAATacgaatgttttttttttaaaacaaattataaattttaaaacatttatgatttttttaaaaacgaGATGGATTTACATTTAGTATtcgaatttaattttataattttatccAACTGAGTGGATATAAAGTTAAAATTCATAActttaattataataaacaCACCATCAACAAAAAGATCAAAAGCAATATTTTCattagttctttttttcttaatatacATTTCTTCCCTTTTAGTTTTTGCATTTAATAATTtatcatatttttgttttactgtattgtaaaataataattcattggttccgaagaaaataataacttttttaaaaataaataatattaatagtTTATTGATTGAAGAATTAAAAACATAATATGGAATCTTGTGATTGATATAAATACGTATTTGTATCCGAAATTGTCGCATATATTTTGTCCTCtaattaaattgtttttttaattttttttcattttttttaaaacctagAAAACTTTTGGTGCGGATTCGAGTTCGTTCGGGGTTAGAGCGGTAAGTATCTTCAATGACCAACAATCGTCCGGAATTCAAACATTCGATCTCTTGGATGTAAGCAAATATTCAATCACTGTTGATTTCTGGGTTCGATATGCTTTTGTTCATGGATTTTGTTGTTTCAATTGTTCTTCCATAGGGTCCAAAGTTGTTGTGCTTACCAGCTCCATCTCCTTTTTGTAAAAGATTTTCATTCCATTTGTTCCAGATATCATTGAAATTTAGGCACTGATTCGTTGCCTTCAACACTGCCTAAGCTCTGAAGTACCTTCATAACCGGTAAATAGTTACGCAAATCTTTATATATGTGCAGTTTTATTTTATTGTGGATGTTAAGTCTCCAACGATTCTGGCATTGCTTAGTGTAGTAATTGAATTTTATGAGGATTCTgcattgtattttaatgtcatATGGAGCTTCAGCCAGGGTTTATAATTTTCATTAGAAGATTAGTGCCAAGTTTGATAATTTGCCTTGCTGAGTGGGATTTTTCTGATAATCTCCATATCATTAGTTAGGAATACGTTCTCCAACTTTTGGTTGTACAATTGAATTGGGGTCAAAATTCCTTTCTATAGTCTTGTATTCTTTCACCATTTTCAATAAAAGCATGACTTCCTACTATGTACATACATGTAAATTTTATAAAAGCTTTTGGTTGTTCCCTTGACTATTGTGATTTATTAGACCCGAGAAAGTTGGTTATGGTTCTTAGTTAGAGGGGGTGATTGGTTTGAATGCGGAGATGCCCTGCATCCAAATTTCTTTGGACAACTTGATGTTGTTCACTGAACCCATTGTTTCCCTCATCCTTTTGAGAGCTAGTCCCTGTCCCCAATTAAAAAGTAGGGTGGTTATTTCCTGATTTTCAGCAGATGAATTTTGGTTAGATGCCAAGAGGTGTGACTAGGTCATTTTCTACTATATTAGTTTCCCAATTAAGGCTTTCTTGAATCCTTCTATATCCCCAAATTTTAAACCTCTTCTTTCCTTGGGTGCAATAAGCATTTTCCACTTCATCCAATAGCCCAATGCATTTTTGGTGATTGTTCCCAGGGTAAGTATCACAAAGGGCTTCATTAAATTAGAACATTTACTTGGGGGCTTGAAATAATTCGTTACATGAATAGAGATTTAATGTGCAACATTTTTTAGAAGAATTTCTTTTCCATTTATGGAGGTGAACGAGTCTCCCCTTCTACCCTTAGATAGACTTCCAGATCCTTTCCTTTGTATACTATATGTCTCCATTTTTCTTTGAGCAAAAAACTGACAATGCCAAATACGCAAAGCAAAGGTTAGTCACTAGCTttaccctgaaatttttttgaagaCAAACCTTTAAATCGTCTAACAATTGGGCCAATTGGCAGCATGGCAACATGAATCATTAAGGATTGAGGGAATGACAAAACTTTCAGGTGTTGAGGCCTTAAAGAAAATGAGACTATTGGCTGCCCTTGCATAGACAGACACACAGAAGGGTGTGGAACCGAGAGGCAGGACTAGATATAGAAACTTTGCTAATGATTCTCGTGTTTGTTGCTTGTAGCATTAACGACACAGaaatccttttttcttttccattaatCTATCTAACCAACAAATCTCATACATCAGATTCTTGAATTGAGAAGTTACCATTACATTTTGTTGCATGCTTTGCTCATGTATTAGTGGTACTCCTTGTTTTCCTTTCTTTGGGTTTTGAACATGATGAATGCACTCATGACCTTCTTGTGATTATTAATAATTGGAGGGATCTTCTTGATTAGTTTTGTGGGAAGGGGTTCCCTCTTCCCTCTGTCCGGCTTCTTttgatgaatatatatatatataatctttgtttcttattaagaaaaaaaaaacaaattcacTCTCGAGCTATAATAACATTGTATGTTGCTTTTCCTGGAATGCAAGCATGTTCTGATTTTGATGTAATAGTTTGTGTTCCAATTGATTTTCCAAGACCTTAGATATAGTTTTGTTACATACATTATAAAGAACAATTGGCTTGTGATCAGTTGCTATCTTTGGATTATTAATCTTACTAGTTAAGGCTATAAATATATATGGTTCTAATTGCCAACACTTTTCTTCCCATTCAAAATATCGAATCGAAAAATTTCTCGGTACTTTTGATAGAAGAGAGTAGGGAGTTGCTAATTTTGAGTTGAGCATAACTAGTTAAGACATTCATTGACTAAGAGGTCAAAAGTTTGAATCTCCACTTTCACATGTTGAATTCAACGTTATCGAGGCGCACGCAAGACGAGGCAACCTAGGGGAGTAGCACCTCTTGCAGTGACTGGGCAGCATCTCTGATGTAGTCTCAAGGAGAAATCCTCCAAGAACCAAGATTGTGGATCTTTTATTAGAATGAATAATGTGCTTCATACAAGAGGAGAAGactcctatttatagagttctattACAATTTGGGGTAAAAAGGGAATTAGCCTAGAATATTATCTAATTACCCAATTAACCCTTAGTCTTCTTACATCATTCTACCCCTCCAAAAAGAAAACTCATCCCGagttttaaaaagaagaaatttatgaagcaaaaaaggaaaaaaaagaatgaaataaaCTTGTTCGACGGAGTATGACCAAACCTAGCTCCTACATTCTGAACGAAAATATTATGATTGAAGGGATAAAATCGAgacaaaaaatcaaatatggCCACCAAAAGATGAACCTCCCCATCGGCCGTAAACCCAGAAAAGATGTTTCCTTCAATCTCACTCCAAACCGTATTCAAAGAACAAATTTCAATAGAATTAGCTTTCGAAGAAAATCCTTCAAGAATCACATTTTCTTTATCATTCGCTTCAAGTTCTTTGACAATTTGAAAATTCATTTCCACCGCAACCAGTGTGTCGTTCTTGTTCAATTTTTGCTCGTTGTTCAATacttttttttcatcttcttcgttTGATTTTTCTTCACTTGTGACCATTTCCAAATCAACAATTTCAAATTCTTGTtcttcaattttatcttcaagaTTTTCTACTTGAAAGTTTTCCAACTGtgattcctttttttttcctttcgtATATGAAACCAATTCGTTCTTGAACTCTTGCCAATGAATTGATAGTCGATCTATATGTTGAGTCATTTCCTCTGATAAACGTTGaatttcttttgttgttttctttatttcctcCCATTGTTGTGGGATCAAAGTAGTGATTTTGTTGAATTCTAGAATATGTTGCAATCTCATAGTGGGTATAAGACTCATCCATTGATTTTTTTGAATTAGTCTTTCTTGATAACCAAAAGAGTAATTTTGAGTCTTGGATGGTAAAAATCCATTCTTGGTAATCTTTAATTCATCCAACTTCCAATCTTTATGTTGATTTCTTAGAAAATAGGTTTGAATGGATCGTTGGGCCATTTTTCGGTATTGTCACCTTCTTATTCCATCCCAAACTGCCTTAGAAACATCATCGGAGTCACTAGAATCACTAGAATCAAATTTCCAATTTGGATAATGATTGGTTCTTTGAAAAAATCGAGCATGGCCAAAATTGGAATGTAAAAATTCTTCTTCCGAATCACTTGAATCAGAACTCCAGCATTGTTTATGGATGTAAAATTGATCTTCTTGTCTATACTTACTGCTGGTTTTTTTCTTGGACATCTTCTTTGATCCATAGAAGTCCATTCTTGAAAAATCTTGATAAATCTTTGgtgtcttttttctttcttggaaTTTCAAGGGTTCCCCTAATTAGATGTGTTGTTTGGAAACAAGCACAACACTCAAAGCTCCCTCTCGTGATTGACGTCAACCAAAGTTTCCCGGTCTTCCATCGCCGGCAGTCAATGTTAGCCTAGAGAGTTTGCTCTAATACCAAATTGATGTAGCCTAAGTAGCCTCAAGGAGAAATCCTCCAAGAACCAAGATTGTGGTTCTTTTATTAGAATGAATAATATGCTTCATACAAGAGGAGAAGACTTCTCTTTATAGAGTTCTATTACAATTCGGGGTAAAAAGGGAATTAACCTAGAATATTACCTAATTACCCAATTAACCTTAGCCTTCTTACATCAATCTCAAAGAGCATCTCTTGTTGAGTATTGTGGAGGGCGGGGAGCGCTCAAAAGTCCCTTACATTGTCAAAATAGTCCACAGAATTTGAGCTCTACTATGATACTTCTTATTTTTAAACTTGCATGTCATTTCAATTTATGTTATTCAGTAACTAGACAGTTAATATGAAATAATAGAGTAAATGATGCTGTAGTGATTTGTGTTTGCCTTCTGTGCTAAATACTATGTACGTCACTTAGACCAAAAACTTAACTGATAAACTTGAAGGAACCCTAATATACTTTTAAAAGTTAGAAGCAATGAACTTCTCCACAAGTCAGAATACAGCATTTTAGAATATGAAAGACAGTGTACGTGACGTTTGGTGCATCCTTCTGTTTTAGAAAATTCCAACTTTGAATAGGCGAGATAAGTTTGAATGTTATTTGGAATGTAGTCTATTGACATGatatactttttctttttcctcctaCACTATTGAAAAAATCTGTCCTTAAATTGAAGTTTACGTAATGGCATAGTAGGTCATGGCTGAGAAGAAAATTATAGCTATTTGTCAATCAGGCGGTGAATTTGAGACTGGTAGAGATGGTATGCTCTCTTACCATGGAGGAGATGCCCATGCTATTGACGTGGATGATAAAATGAAGTTTAATGAGTTCAAGATGGAAATAGCAGAAATGTTTAATTTTGATGTGGACACTATGTCGATCAAATACTTTCTTCCTGGCAACAGGAAGACTCTCATTACACTCTCCAATGACAAGGATCTAAAGCGTATGTTAAAATTTCATGGAGATTCTACCACTGTTGATATTTTTGTAATCATGGAAGAAGTTATGGCTCCCAACATCTCAAATTTGCCAGCCAGTAGGTAGTTTACATGATGTCTGagctttttatttttaatgttttgttgtttttccTTGTCTAATAATTAAAGAGTTAAGACTGTTTCAGCTGCTGGAGTTTGTTCTAAGCAAGAAAATGTTGTCATTCTGTATTTCCTAGGTCAAGCAGAACGACTTTGTCAGAAACAGTGGTACCAGTTGATGGTACCCCCCTGACTGTTGTCCATGGTATTGAGGATGATAATATCGAGTCTGATATCCCACTGGATGGTGCGCTCGATGTTGTGGATGACACAAACCCTTTAGTTAACCACATTGATATAGCAGGTGATATCACACCAATTCTTCCTCTTCTTGGTTCAAGTGATGAAAAGAATGGCAAAGGTGTACAGCAGTGGCAGAATACCATTACCGGGGTGGGTCAAAGGTTCAGTAGTGTTCATGAGTTTCGGGAATCACTTCGTAAATATGCCATTGCACATCAATTTGCATTCAGGTACAAGAAAAATGACAGTCATCGGGTGACCGTTAAATGCAAGGCTGAAGGTTGCCCTTGGAGAATTCATGCTTCTAGATTATCGACCACTCAATTAATATGTATTAAGAAGATGAATCCCACCCATACTTGTGAAGGAGCAGTTACGACTACAGGCCACCAGGCTACAAGGAGTTGGGTGGCAAGTATTGTTAAGGAGAAGTTAAAAGTTTTCCCAAATTACAAACCAAAAGATATTGTTCATGACATCAAACAGGAATACGGAATACAATTAAACTACTTTCAGGCTTGGCGTGGGAAAGAAATAGCAAAGGAGCAGCTTCAGGGTTCATATAAAGAAGCCTATAATCAGTTACCTTTTTTGTGTGGAAAAATAATGGAAACGAATCCTGGTAGTCTTGCCACCTGCGACACTAAAGAAGACTCGACTTTTCACCGTCTTTTTGTCTCTTTCCATGCTTCTTTAAGTGGTTTCCAACAGGGTTGCCGTCCTCTTATTTTTCTTGACAGCATTCCTTTAAAGTCAAAATATCAAGGAACATTATTGGCTGCTACAGCTGCAGATGGAGACGATGGTTTTTTTCCTGTTGCTTTTTCCGTAGTAGATACCGAGAGTGATGATAATTG is drawn from Cucumis melo cultivar AY chromosome 11, USDA_Cmelo_AY_1.0, whole genome shotgun sequence and contains these coding sequences:
- the LOC103497982 gene encoding DDT domain-containing protein PTM; the protein is MEPPPVVRSRGRPRKRRLQDGNDDAKSAIESCKRRPVALLGRYLLKEFNGSGRFLGKVVYYEEGLYRVVYEDGDSEDLESGEIRGLLIGDSYLDDGLSKRKKRLDDLAVRIKAKCTNVTGKNTTDTSDKLDPVASVPSKVSSEHIMQNDAEEVEADVDSSSDSLESVRDRDSEFGDENLLIPAPEFPPSSGTIGIHEQHVSHLLSVYGFLRSFSVRLFLFPFSLDDFVGSLNCGVANTLLDSIHVALMRALRRHLEVLSSDGLEIASKCLRHFNWNLLDSLTWPVYLVQYLTVMGHAKGLEWNGFYKHALGNEYYSIPAGRKLMVLQILCDEVLESGELRAEIDAREISEVGLDYDAGATCLSENGPTRVHPRYPKTSACKDAEAMEIIVENNGTKSYTDQNFPGLKGGSNGDLDVTAVDANRNSDECRLCGMDGSLLCCDGCPSAYHLRCIGMVKVLIPQGPWYCPECSINKREPTITKGSALRGAEVFGIDPYEHIFLGSCNHLVVLKSSINAEPCLKYYNRNDILKVLHLLCSSSQCIAIYYGICKAIMQYWDIPENLLVLPEASSMDVVPANLREDTNLYAQSNPSGEERKELDVIENGNDPVKCKSEENNKLGTLQVETSQDPLSHPTGCGTMLPECVGKSVLSNGFKVDSLTSNISRSNNLTDLACLNMVDISSTTDLSSSSGNKSFSHIGNANASISLNLSRQSQNGGLLGHGKVKGDINSAISCAYMGSQYKPQAFVNHYAHGEYAASAAHKLDVLTSEETRVTGNNASDKRTSSAASYALLQAKAFSQAASRFFWPTFDKKLMEVPRERCGWCLSCRASVLSKKGCLLNHAALTATRSAMKILSGLRVGKNGEGNLPCIAVYILYMEESLRGLVGGPFLNASYRKKWRHQLESTSSCSLIKFLLLELEENIRCIALSGNWFKLVDEWFLESSMIQNAPSAVASTVHKRGPGRRGRKPSVSAVPSHDRSDANFVWFRGGISKLIFQRAALPQFIVAKAARQGGSRKISGIHYTDGSEIPRRSRQLVWRAAVEASKNASQLALQLRNLDFHLRWNDLVRPEQTLQDMKGQETEASVFRNASISDKKVVENKINYGVAFGSQKHLPSRVMKNVIEIEQKQDGRVAYWFSENCIPLYLIKEYEEGSLQVNVSPPKVYQNIPYHSRRRWVKSYQREIFFYLTCRRDNMGLLSCSSCQMEVLIRNAVKCSSCRGYCHVSCIARSTISATEDVVGPITCNQCCHLKALNHSGNSTESPTSPLPLQGKGHRSSSTVRKSVKPKGSNQPPVTPVIKLDTRSENKQATSVIKLDTRSEKKQANTRDSVLAPKSQRRNCSWGIIWKKKNGEDTNTNFRHNYLLLKGGGELHHKEPVCHLCSKPYRSDLMYICCEACKNWYHADAVALEESKIFEVMGFKCCRCRRIKSPECPYMDPKPEKQDGGKKNRSKLSKQENSAVECNDLITVSDSTALETGSTMLPKEEEDPFIFSLSRVELITEPNSGVDDEWNGATAAGQVAPQKLPIRRQTKPEDDLDGFSEPSYSIPHETNALLKPVEGSSPFSEWDNSAHGLDDAATFDFASLNFEDMDFGPQTYFSFTELLAPDDDVEFGGIDPSGDASGDIDNSFSIVDNDIFNHGSGEQQEPATSIPIVNCQICTNSDPIPDLLCQVCGLQIHSHCSPWDDAALTVEEQWSCGRCREWQ
- the LOC103497981 gene encoding uncharacterized protein LOC103497981 isoform X1: MAEKKIIAICQSGGEFETGRDGMLSYHGGDAHAIDVDDKMKFNEFKMEIAEMFNFDVDTMSIKYFLPGNRKTLITLSNDKDLKRMLKFHGDSTTVDIFVIMEEVMAPNISNLPASRSSRTTLSETVVPVDGTPLTVVHGIEDDNIESDIPLDGALDVVDDTNPLVNHIDIAGDITPILPLLGSSDEKNGKGVQQWQNTITGVGQRFSSVHEFRESLRKYAIAHQFAFRYKKNDSHRVTVKCKAEGCPWRIHASRLSTTQLICIKKMNPTHTCEGAVTTTGHQATRSWVASIVKEKLKVFPNYKPKDIVHDIKQEYGIQLNYFQAWRGKEIAKEQLQGSYKEAYNQLPFLCGKIMETNPGSLATCDTKEDSTFHRLFVSFHASLSGFQQGCRPLIFLDSIPLKSKYQGTLLAATAADGDDGFFPVAFSVVDTESDDNWSWFLLQLKSALSTSCPITFVADRQKGLTVSIANIFKGSFHGYCLRYLTEQLIRDLKGQFSHEVKRLIVEDFYAAAYAPKPENFQRCVESIKSISLEAYNWILQSEPQNWANAFFEGARYNHMTSNFGEMFYSWVSEAHELPITQMVDVIRVKIMELIYTRRADSDQWLTRLTPSMEEKLEKEGHKAHNLHVLISAGSTFEVRGDSIEVVDVDHWDCTCKGWQLTGLPCSHAIAVLGCLGRSPFDFCSRYFTTESYRLTYSDSVHPVPQVDLPIHKSSLQASVTVTPPPTRRPPGRPTSKRYGSPEVMKRQLQCSRCKGLGHNKSTCKQLLQSV
- the LOC103497981 gene encoding uncharacterized protein LOC103497981 isoform X2, which codes for MLSYHGGDAHAIDVDDKMKFNEFKMEIAEMFNFDVDTMSIKYFLPGNRKTLITLSNDKDLKRMLKFHGDSTTVDIFVIMEEVMAPNISNLPASRSSRTTLSETVVPVDGTPLTVVHGIEDDNIESDIPLDGALDVVDDTNPLVNHIDIAGDITPILPLLGSSDEKNGKGVQQWQNTITGVGQRFSSVHEFRESLRKYAIAHQFAFRYKKNDSHRVTVKCKAEGCPWRIHASRLSTTQLICIKKMNPTHTCEGAVTTTGHQATRSWVASIVKEKLKVFPNYKPKDIVHDIKQEYGIQLNYFQAWRGKEIAKEQLQGSYKEAYNQLPFLCGKIMETNPGSLATCDTKEDSTFHRLFVSFHASLSGFQQGCRPLIFLDSIPLKSKYQGTLLAATAADGDDGFFPVAFSVVDTESDDNWSWFLLQLKSALSTSCPITFVADRQKGLTVSIANIFKGSFHGYCLRYLTEQLIRDLKGQFSHEVKRLIVEDFYAAAYAPKPENFQRCVESIKSISLEAYNWILQSEPQNWANAFFEGARYNHMTSNFGEMFYSWVSEAHELPITQMVDVIRVKIMELIYTRRADSDQWLTRLTPSMEEKLEKEGHKAHNLHVLISAGSTFEVRGDSIEVVDVDHWDCTCKGWQLTGLPCSHAIAVLGCLGRSPFDFCSRYFTTESYRLTYSDSVHPVPQVDLPIHKSSLQASVTVTPPPTRRPPGRPTSKRYGSPEVMKRQLQCSRCKGLGHNKSTCKQLLQSV